A window of the Synchiropus splendidus isolate RoL2022-P1 chromosome 6, RoL_Sspl_1.0, whole genome shotgun sequence genome harbors these coding sequences:
- the LOC128760235 gene encoding putative methyltransferase-like protein 7A — protein MKWCLMKFCRLMCLTATFPLLLMELAGLCRFYKRVFPLLAYNITFSYNDKMHRLKRELFRGLSRFASRDGSLALLEIGCGSGANFAFYPNGCTVLCSDPNPHFDRYLKRSMAANPHLTYSRFMVTAAEDMRDVGDSSVDVVVCTLVLCSVRNVRKVLMEVRRVLKTGGAFYFLEHVVSDSPSSWIYFLQHVLEPLWYYLGDGCTITRATWRDLESAGFSQLHLRHVTAPDVTCLIQPHIMGYSIK, from the exons ATGAAGTGGTGTCTCATGAAGTTTTGCAGACTCATGTGTCTAACAGCAACGTTCCCCCTGCTCCTCATGGAGCTGGCGGGTCTGTGTCGCTTCTACAAGCGTGTGTTTCCGCTCCTCGCCTACAACATCACCTTTTCTTACAACGACAAGATGCACCGGCTGAAGCGGGAGCTGTTCCGAGGCTTGAGCAGGTTCGCCAGCAGGGACGGAAGCCTGGCTCTACTCGAGATCGGCTGCGGAAGCGGAGCCAACTTTGCCTTTTATCCGAATGGCTGCACCGTGCTGTGCAGCGACCCGAACCCGCACTTTGACAGGTACCTGAAGAGGAGCATGGCGGCGAACCCGCACCTGACCTACAGCAGGTTCATGGTCACCGCTGCCGAGGACATGAGGGACGTCGGGGACTCGTCTGTGGACGTGGTGGTCTGCACTCTGGTCCTGTGTTCGGTCAGAAACGTCCGGAAGGTTCTGATGGAAGTTCGGCGCGTCCTCAAAACG GGTGGGGCCTTCTACTTCCTGGAGCATGTGGTGTCAGACTCGCCGTCCTCCTGGATCTACTTCCTCCAGCATGTTCTAGAACCTCTGTGGTACTACCTCGGTGACGGCTGCACCATCACCAGGGCCACTTGGAGAGATCTGGAGTCTGCAGGCTTCTCGCAACTTCACCTCAGACACGTCACGGCTCCGGACGTGACTTGTTTAATACAGCCACATATCATGGGATATTCCATTAAATAA